Proteins encoded by one window of Tunturibacter psychrotolerans:
- a CDS encoding glycoside hydrolase family 1 protein produces the protein MNRRNFLRSSLAAGGAALLAGATRTAGAEAFQESVPGAVTEAEVEAARFPEGFLWGMASAAYQVEGAWNIDGKGESNWDRFAHTVGKVKGGATADVTCDQYHLYKDDIAILKRLNQKSYRFSTSWARVQPSGTGAINQKGIDHYSRLVDTLMEAGIRPFCTIYHWDLPQALEDRGGWPNRDLASYYADFAGILAKHLGDRITTWAPFNMPWTFTYYGYGVGVFPPCKADFNQFLKAAHTVNLAQGEAFRAIKAASAKATVGSAYGMAPAYPKTDSKADRAATARYHAMNNLYFLNPAMRGEYPKAFVGATPYEAMGYKDGDDKIMKVPLDWVGFHYYTRRIVSNASDGAQAAGGHFGTETEGEGGSSGRDPLTQMHVEMPTEGPLTEAGLEIWPRGIYDLVTQISREYDHPIIEISENGCCYLDGPDNSGRVPDVRRIAFHRGILAELARAIADGANVRAYHAWSLVDNFEWADGYTQRYGLTYVDFRDQRRIVKDSGLWYGRVAASNRLT, from the coding sequence ATGAATCGTAGAAATTTCCTTAGGAGTTCCCTGGCTGCGGGAGGTGCCGCGCTGCTTGCAGGTGCAACAAGGACAGCGGGTGCGGAGGCGTTTCAGGAGAGCGTTCCGGGAGCCGTGACAGAGGCCGAAGTTGAAGCCGCGCGGTTTCCGGAAGGTTTTTTGTGGGGGATGGCTTCGGCGGCGTACCAGGTGGAAGGGGCTTGGAACATCGATGGAAAGGGCGAATCCAACTGGGACCGCTTCGCGCACACGGTCGGGAAGGTGAAGGGTGGCGCGACCGCCGATGTGACGTGCGACCAATATCATTTATATAAAGACGATATCGCGATTTTGAAGCGGCTGAATCAGAAGAGCTATCGGTTTTCGACGTCGTGGGCGCGTGTGCAGCCGAGTGGAACAGGGGCGATAAATCAGAAGGGTATCGATCATTACAGCCGGCTGGTGGATACGTTGATGGAGGCGGGGATTCGTCCGTTCTGCACGATCTATCACTGGGATCTGCCGCAGGCGTTGGAGGATCGCGGTGGATGGCCGAATCGCGATCTGGCGTCGTACTATGCAGACTTCGCGGGGATTCTGGCAAAGCATCTGGGTGATCGGATCACGACCTGGGCGCCCTTCAATATGCCGTGGACGTTTACCTACTATGGGTACGGTGTTGGAGTTTTTCCTCCGTGCAAGGCTGACTTCAATCAGTTTCTGAAGGCTGCCCATACGGTGAACCTGGCGCAGGGCGAGGCGTTTCGGGCAATCAAGGCAGCGTCTGCGAAGGCTACCGTGGGGAGCGCCTATGGGATGGCGCCGGCTTATCCGAAGACGGACAGCAAGGCGGATCGAGCGGCGACGGCGCGGTATCACGCGATGAATAATCTCTATTTCCTGAACCCGGCGATGCGCGGGGAGTATCCGAAAGCGTTTGTTGGAGCGACGCCCTATGAGGCGATGGGATACAAGGACGGCGATGACAAGATAATGAAAGTGCCGCTGGATTGGGTTGGGTTTCATTACTACACGCGGCGGATTGTCTCGAATGCCAGTGACGGCGCTCAGGCTGCCGGAGGACACTTTGGCACGGAGACCGAGGGCGAGGGTGGGTCGTCGGGTCGGGATCCGCTGACGCAGATGCATGTGGAGATGCCGACGGAGGGGCCGCTGACTGAGGCGGGGCTGGAGATATGGCCGCGGGGCATCTATGACCTGGTGACACAGATCTCTAGGGAATACGACCATCCGATTATTGAGATCAGCGAGAACGGCTGCTGCTATCTGGATGGGCCTGACAACAGTGGGCGCGTGCCTGATGTGCGCAGGATTGCGTTTCATCGGGGGATACTCGCGGAATTGGCGCGAGCGATTGCGGATGGAGCGAATGTTCGTGCGTATCATGCGTGGAGCCTGGTCGATAACTTTGAATGGGCCGACGGATATACGCAACGGTATGGACTGACGTACGTAGATTTTCGCGATCAGAGGCGAATCGTGAAGGATTCCGGACTTTGGTATGGACGGGTGGCGGCTTCGAATCGGCTTACGTGA
- a CDS encoding DUF5522 domain-containing protein has product MQDPIKPVVAPPTPPPEDTPPELLPEDFYYEGPYLVFTSIYHRKRGYCCNSDCRHCPYK; this is encoded by the coding sequence ATGCAGGATCCCATCAAACCCGTCGTCGCCCCACCAACCCCACCGCCCGAAGACACCCCTCCAGAGCTCCTGCCCGAAGACTTCTATTACGAAGGCCCATACCTCGTATTCACCTCCATCTACCATCGAAAGCGCGGCTACTGCTGCAACTCAGATTGCCGTCACTGCCCTTACAAATAG